A stretch of Chionomys nivalis chromosome 26, mChiNiv1.1, whole genome shotgun sequence DNA encodes these proteins:
- the LOC130867078 gene encoding tyrosine-protein phosphatase non-receptor type substrate 1-like, with translation MLDLDSWPHTPHGVLLLTLLLGLPGAASRELKVIQPEKAVSVHAGESATLNCTVTSQLPVGPMKWFRGTGQSRQLIYDFTGEKFPRVTNVTDATKRNNLDFSIRISNVTTDDAGTYYCVRFQKADSDREFLSGGGTVLYVLGAASRELKMIQPEKAVSVRAGESATLNCTVTFQLPVGPIMWFKGTGQSRQLIYSFQGEKFPRVTNLTDTTKRTNLDFSIRISNVTTDDAGIYYCVKFNRADSDREFLSGGGTVLYVLELKTSDTAEILVAVLLVPKMLLVIGASAIYMYKKQKA, from the exons GAGCAGCTTCACGGGAGCTGAAGGTGATTCAGCCTGAGAAAGCAGTTTCTGTCCATGCTGGAGAGTCAGCCACTCTCAACTGCACTGTGACCTCGCAGCTACCTGTGGGACCCATGAAGTGGTTCAGGGGCACAGGACAGAGTCGACAACTAATATACGATTTTACAGGAGAGAAGTTTCCCAGAGTCACAAATGTTACAGatgctacaaagagaaacaacCTGGACTTTTCCATCCGCATCAGTAATGTCACAACTGATGATGCTGGTACCTACTACTGTGTTAGGTTCCAGAAAGCAGACTCTGACAGAGAGTTTCTGTCTGGGGGAGGCACAGTGCTGTATGTCCTTG GAGCAGCTTCACGGGAGCTGAAGATGATTCAGCCTGAGAAAGCAGTTTCTGTCCGTGCTGGAGAGTCAGCCACTCTCAACTGCACTGTGACCTTCCAGCTACCTGTGGGGCCGATTATGTGGTTCAAGGGCACAGGACAGAGTCGACAACTAATATATAGTTTCCAGGGAGAGAAGTTTCCTAGAGTCACAAATCTTACAGATACTACAAAGAGAACCAACCTGGACTTTTCCATCCGCATCAGTAATGTCACAACTGATGATGCTGGTATCTACTACTGTGTGAAGTTCAACAGAGCAGACTCTGACAGGGAGTTTCTCTCTGGGGGAGGCACAGTGCTGTATGTCCTTG AACTGAAGACATCAGATACTGCTGAAATCCTTGTAGCTGTGCTCCTTGTACCCAAAATGCTACTGGTAATCGGTGCTTCTGCCATCTACATGTACAAGAAGCAGAAGGCCTGA